A DNA window from Citricoccus sp. K5 contains the following coding sequences:
- a CDS encoding DUF4192 family protein has product MTTFTATTIADVLDYAAGVLGLRPTHSLVVLPMQDNALGPVLRTDAPGTDVPAQTVADSIIENLSHALADGALFIGFDADPAVVQAVAEAMTKRGLPIHETIHVAGNHYTAFHGTEGEWNPGQTAIGLETAYNRDERDQIPELPTPAGLAAEPALTERARLVRTDHAEAMTEVRGLWATVLAGAEPTPAQIRTLRAAFSLYESRDRLHADTYGAGDGPGWEAIFTGDPGEPVVWGKVEAGEAALRLLVTHADTVEAAHLLALLAHIYWMQGRGTAAGRTADRACESDADNTFARLISHLTNAGKLAPVARDRDRAWSTNRPQ; this is encoded by the coding sequence ATGACCACCTTTACCGCTACCACCATCGCTGATGTTCTCGACTACGCCGCCGGAGTTCTCGGCCTACGGCCCACCCATTCGCTGGTCGTGCTGCCGATGCAGGACAACGCCTTGGGCCCGGTGCTCCGCACCGATGCCCCCGGCACTGACGTTCCGGCGCAGACCGTGGCGGACTCGATCATCGAGAACCTGTCTCACGCCCTCGCAGATGGCGCGCTGTTTATCGGGTTCGACGCGGACCCGGCCGTGGTCCAGGCCGTGGCCGAGGCCATGACCAAGCGCGGCCTGCCAATCCACGAAACGATCCACGTGGCTGGCAACCACTACACCGCGTTCCACGGGACCGAGGGGGAATGGAACCCCGGACAGACCGCGATCGGCCTGGAAACCGCCTACAACCGGGACGAACGCGACCAGATCCCCGAGTTGCCCACCCCTGCAGGGTTGGCGGCAGAGCCCGCACTGACCGAGCGGGCCCGGCTGGTGCGCACGGACCATGCGGAAGCCATGACCGAAGTCCGGGGCCTGTGGGCTACCGTCCTGGCCGGAGCCGAGCCGACCCCCGCCCAGATCCGCACCTTGCGGGCCGCGTTCAGCCTCTACGAGTCCCGGGACCGCCTGCACGCAGACACCTACGGGGCCGGAGACGGGCCCGGGTGGGAAGCGATCTTCACCGGCGACCCGGGCGAGCCGGTGGTATGGGGGAAGGTCGAAGCCGGAGAGGCCGCCCTGCGCCTGCTGGTCACGCACGCCGACACCGTTGAGGCCGCACACCTGTTGGCCCTGCTGGCACACATCTACTGGATGCAGGGACGCGGCACCGCCGCCGGACGAACCGCAGATCGAGCCTGCGAATCCGACGCAGACAACACGTTCGCCCGACTGATCTCCCACCTGACGAACGCCGGAAAGCTGGCCCCGGTCGCCCGCGACCGAGACCGGGCATGGTCCACGAACCGGCCCCAGTGA
- a CDS encoding cation diffusion facilitator family transporter — protein MGAGHNHGQVPQRADRGMRRRLLVAFGLTAVIVVAQAVGSVVTGSLALLTDTAHAVGDASGLLVAVIAATMMLRPANSNRTWGFARIEVVAALGQAALLLVVGTYAAVEGIRRLFEPQEVPGTELLVFGIVGLVANIAAIAVLATSRGANFNMRAAFLEVFNDALGSLGVIIAAIVINTTGFQQADTIAALFIAALIVPRAFMLLRETVRVLMEFTPKGVDLDEVRTHILELDHVREVHDLHASMIGTGQPVITAHVVVDDRCFESGHAPQVLETMQACLREHFPVSFDHATIQLETAELRGRESGAVQHA, from the coding sequence ATGGGCGCCGGACACAATCATGGCCAGGTGCCGCAGCGAGCCGACCGGGGGATGCGCCGCCGGCTGCTCGTCGCTTTCGGCCTGACTGCGGTCATCGTGGTGGCCCAGGCCGTCGGCAGCGTGGTCACCGGCAGCCTGGCCCTCCTGACCGACACCGCCCATGCCGTGGGCGACGCCTCCGGGCTGCTGGTGGCCGTCATCGCCGCGACCATGATGCTGCGCCCAGCGAACAGCAACCGGACATGGGGATTCGCCCGGATCGAGGTCGTCGCCGCTCTCGGTCAGGCAGCTTTGCTGCTCGTGGTTGGCACCTATGCCGCCGTCGAAGGCATCCGCCGGCTCTTCGAACCCCAGGAGGTGCCCGGCACCGAACTGCTGGTCTTCGGCATCGTTGGGCTAGTCGCCAACATCGCCGCCATCGCGGTGCTGGCAACCAGCCGGGGTGCGAACTTCAACATGCGCGCCGCGTTCCTAGAGGTCTTCAACGACGCCCTTGGGTCGTTGGGGGTGATCATCGCTGCCATCGTCATCAACACCACCGGATTCCAACAGGCCGACACCATCGCTGCCCTGTTCATCGCCGCCCTGATCGTTCCCCGCGCCTTCATGCTTCTGCGAGAGACCGTGCGGGTGCTCATGGAGTTCACCCCCAAGGGGGTGGACCTGGACGAGGTTCGGACCCACATCCTGGAACTGGACCACGTCCGCGAGGTCCACGATCTGCACGCTTCAATGATCGGCACCGGCCAGCCAGTCATCACTGCCCACGTCGTCGTCGATGACCGGTGTTTCGAATCCGGACATGCCCCGCAGGTCCTGGAAACGATGCAGGCCTGTTTGCGGGAACACTTCCCAGTCTCTTTCGACCACGCCACCATCCAGCTCGAGACCGCCGAGCTGCGAGGACGGGAATCGGGCGCAGTCCAACATGCCTGA
- a CDS encoding helix-turn-helix transcriptional regulator → MTIYPLHAESAGLKDRGAYAALFHALSEPTRLALLEHLATGEHRVRDLVDHMHLAQSTVSKHLACLRDCGLVTVRAEGRSSWFRLADPGRLAELMAIADELLSASGVALSLRDHHDHDELAAGEG, encoded by the coding sequence ATGACGATTTATCCTCTGCATGCCGAGTCTGCGGGCTTGAAGGACCGTGGTGCCTATGCGGCGTTGTTCCACGCCCTGTCTGAGCCGACCCGTCTGGCACTGTTGGAGCACCTGGCCACCGGTGAGCACCGGGTGCGGGACCTCGTGGACCACATGCATCTGGCTCAGTCCACGGTGAGTAAGCACCTGGCCTGCCTGCGGGACTGCGGGTTGGTCACGGTACGCGCAGAGGGGCGGTCCTCGTGGTTCCGCCTGGCCGATCCGGGCCGGCTGGCCGAACTCATGGCGATTGCGGACGAGCTGCTCAGCGCCTCAGGTGTCGCACTATCGCTGCGCGACCATCACGATCACGATGAACTGGCCGCCGGGGAGGGCTGA
- a CDS encoding cytochrome c oxidase assembly protein, whose translation MTTDTPAGVSMGQPSSADHPESAAQQRRSGRAWIWLVAAFVLATAVVAASAAFSGAVAERETLDPGAFARWALPIVLTVHHLAVAVVAGCLLFAVALLPPWRDRAAGAAGDREQRQDPHPAFTRAMATASAVSIVWVFSAVAVFVLTYANLSGQPVSGSEAFARELVYFGTDLLVGQAWATVVAIAFTVCTLTFLVRSPVALVATTFLALSTAIPISLVGHAAGSDDHFAGVGALVVHWLGVLVWVGGVAALVVVVPALTGSQAGANTSGGVPLARTVLERFSTLAGVAFFLVFASGVVNSVLRLGDWEGLFTRYGQLILIKAAATLLLGAIGLAHRRWAIGRLETVSAGRTAWRLVIVELGIMASIIGVTAALGRTAPPVPQEIEPAITPAEVLTGYLLPPELSWDRWLTEWRWDWLWVAFVAVAAAVYLLGVRKAQVWPWQRTASWMTGLAVLLYVTCSAPTIYGMVLFSAHSLMLLALAVLVPLLLVLGAPLQLMARTVARRTDGIRGAREWVDVVRPALSYPALNAVVLAASLGLVYYTPLFRLVLEYWIVHQVANLYFLAVGFCFMTSVIAPSSGRPIPRTAQIRTAAILAGALLLWAIVLAAGVLPVLEPDWFVNMARTWGPPVTLDQQLAGISVLVAGFAPMAFLLTALILYRAPRHESAPSSTS comes from the coding sequence ATGACTACCGACACGCCGGCCGGGGTTTCCATGGGTCAACCGTCGAGCGCTGATCATCCGGAATCCGCAGCCCAGCAACGCCGATCGGGACGGGCCTGGATCTGGCTGGTGGCGGCCTTTGTCCTCGCCACGGCCGTCGTCGCCGCCAGCGCCGCGTTTTCCGGGGCCGTCGCCGAACGCGAGACCCTGGACCCGGGCGCCTTCGCCCGGTGGGCCCTGCCGATCGTTCTGACCGTCCATCATCTCGCGGTCGCAGTGGTGGCCGGCTGCCTACTCTTCGCGGTCGCCCTCCTGCCGCCCTGGCGTGACCGGGCAGCAGGCGCTGCCGGTGACCGAGAACAGCGGCAGGATCCCCATCCAGCCTTCACCCGCGCCATGGCCACTGCCTCCGCCGTCTCGATTGTCTGGGTATTTTCTGCGGTGGCCGTCTTCGTGCTGACCTATGCCAATCTCTCCGGGCAGCCGGTGTCCGGCAGCGAGGCGTTCGCCCGCGAGCTGGTCTACTTCGGCACCGACCTGCTCGTCGGCCAGGCTTGGGCCACCGTCGTAGCGATCGCCTTCACCGTCTGTACCCTGACCTTTCTGGTCCGGTCTCCAGTCGCCTTGGTCGCCACCACCTTTCTCGCCCTATCCACGGCCATCCCGATCTCCCTGGTCGGGCACGCAGCCGGCAGCGACGACCACTTTGCCGGCGTCGGCGCCCTGGTTGTGCACTGGCTCGGCGTCCTGGTCTGGGTGGGTGGCGTGGCCGCCCTCGTGGTCGTGGTCCCGGCATTGACCGGTTCCCAGGCCGGGGCCAACACCTCCGGTGGTGTCCCGCTGGCCAGGACGGTGTTGGAACGCTTCTCGACGCTGGCAGGTGTGGCGTTCTTCCTCGTCTTCGCCTCCGGGGTGGTCAACTCCGTGTTGCGCCTGGGGGACTGGGAGGGGCTGTTTACCCGGTACGGCCAACTGATCCTGATCAAAGCCGCCGCGACCCTGCTGCTGGGAGCCATCGGCCTAGCCCACCGCCGATGGGCCATCGGACGGCTCGAGACCGTCTCGGCCGGCCGGACGGCCTGGCGACTGGTCATCGTCGAGCTGGGCATCATGGCCAGCATCATCGGAGTGACCGCGGCCCTGGGCCGGACCGCACCACCGGTGCCCCAGGAGATCGAACCGGCGATCACCCCGGCCGAGGTCCTCACCGGCTACCTGCTGCCCCCCGAACTGAGCTGGGACCGGTGGCTCACCGAGTGGCGCTGGGACTGGCTCTGGGTGGCCTTCGTTGCCGTCGCTGCCGCCGTCTACCTCCTCGGCGTGCGCAAGGCCCAGGTCTGGCCGTGGCAACGAACCGCCAGCTGGATGACGGGACTGGCCGTGCTGCTCTACGTCACCTGCTCGGCACCAACCATCTACGGCATGGTCCTCTTCAGCGCCCACTCCCTCATGCTGCTGGCCCTGGCCGTTCTCGTCCCGCTGCTGCTGGTCCTCGGTGCGCCCCTGCAGCTGATGGCCCGCACGGTCGCCCGTCGCACCGACGGCATCCGGGGCGCCCGCGAATGGGTGGACGTCGTACGCCCAGCGCTGTCATACCCGGCCCTCAATGCCGTCGTGCTGGCTGCCTCGCTCGGGCTGGTCTACTACACCCCACTCTTCCGCCTGGTGCTGGAATACTGGATCGTCCACCAAGTCGCGAACCTGTACTTCCTCGCCGTGGGATTCTGCTTCATGACCTCGGTGATCGCACCCTCCAGCGGGCGTCCGATACCGCGAACCGCTCAGATCCGCACCGCAGCGATCCTGGCCGGTGCGCTGTTGCTCTGGGCCATCGTGCTGGCCGCCGGAGTCCTCCCGGTGCTGGAGCCCGACTGGTTCGTCAACATGGCACGCACGTGGGGGCCACCGGTCACCCTGGACCAGCAACTGGCCGGAATCTCGGTGCTGGTGGCTGGGTTCGCCCCGATGGCTTTCCTGCTGACCGCATTGATCCTGTATCGGGCCCCACGCCATGAAAGCGCACCCAGCTCGACCTCTTGA
- a CDS encoding copper resistance CopC family protein: MRRQAVRPLGPILAFLAVLMLVLLAPLSPASAHDAVTGTNPDDGQNLETVPEAIDIVFTDTPLSLGSQILVEDDQGENWAAGEVEISGNTASQALKPDTPAGEYTVTWRVVSSDSHPIEGTFSFTAAGAAADPSSTPSTPASSQSPPAATTTEPTTAPMTDTAAPASEDAGPGFPIGFVIALGVLLLALAVVVVTVLARRGRTDGPGSSE; the protein is encoded by the coding sequence TTGCGACGACAGGCCGTGCGGCCACTTGGCCCCATCCTGGCCTTCCTGGCAGTGCTGATGCTGGTCCTGCTGGCCCCCCTTTCCCCGGCCTCGGCTCATGATGCTGTGACGGGAACGAATCCTGACGACGGGCAGAATCTGGAGACGGTCCCGGAGGCCATCGACATCGTCTTCACCGATACCCCGCTGTCTCTGGGCTCACAGATCCTGGTCGAGGACGACCAGGGCGAGAACTGGGCTGCCGGGGAAGTGGAGATCTCCGGCAATACGGCTTCTCAGGCACTCAAGCCCGACACCCCCGCCGGTGAGTACACCGTGACCTGGCGTGTGGTGTCCTCGGACTCCCACCCGATCGAAGGCACGTTCAGCTTCACTGCGGCCGGGGCCGCCGCCGACCCATCCTCAACCCCCAGCACGCCGGCCTCGAGCCAGTCGCCGCCTGCCGCCACCACAACCGAGCCCACGACGGCCCCGATGACCGACACGGCGGCACCGGCCTCCGAGGATGCCGGACCGGGCTTCCCGATCGGCTTCGTCATTGCGCTGGGCGTGCTGCTTCTCGCTCTGGCGGTCGTCGTCGTGACTGTCCTGGCCCGTCGAGGTCGAACGGACGGCCCGGGGTCCAGTGAATGA
- a CDS encoding cytochrome c oxidase assembly protein, with amino-acid sequence MDEAGMDGPVWIPTEPPSLENFLAPTLQPIPLIPAIAVVLGLLYLAGALRLWSARRRWPVWRTLCFLLGCAVIAVTMGAGVEGYGLKMFSVFIFQQLTLMIAIPPLLVLGSPGTLLLRATPHRGPGRAVLRLAQAGLRSRLGRIALHPGFTIPLFLITYYGIYLSGLDDRLLPTWYGHTGLELLFLASGVLFTIPLLSSDPLPARQGFGGRMFDVAIEMPLHAFFGVVLMMATTPIVEFFATPPASWGLDPMEDQQIAGGLAWAYGELPTVLILVFIAHQWFRADTRQARRADAEADLNGTPELDAYNAYLEQLAAGTPPGPSR; translated from the coding sequence ATGGATGAGGCCGGCATGGACGGACCGGTCTGGATCCCGACGGAGCCCCCCAGCCTGGAGAACTTCCTCGCTCCCACCTTGCAGCCGATCCCGCTGATCCCCGCCATCGCCGTGGTGCTGGGCTTGCTGTATCTGGCCGGGGCGCTGCGGCTCTGGAGCGCCAGACGTCGGTGGCCGGTGTGGAGGACCCTGTGCTTCTTGCTGGGGTGCGCGGTTATCGCGGTGACCATGGGCGCCGGAGTCGAAGGCTACGGGCTGAAGATGTTCTCCGTGTTCATCTTCCAACAACTGACCTTGATGATCGCCATCCCCCCGCTATTGGTGTTGGGCAGCCCGGGCACCCTGTTACTGCGGGCCACCCCTCACCGCGGACCTGGCAGGGCGGTGCTGCGACTGGCCCAAGCCGGCCTGCGCTCCCGGCTGGGCCGGATCGCCCTTCACCCGGGATTCACCATCCCGCTGTTCCTGATCACGTACTACGGGATCTACCTCAGTGGGCTGGACGACCGACTATTGCCCACCTGGTACGGCCACACGGGCCTGGAACTGCTGTTCTTGGCCTCGGGGGTCCTGTTCACCATCCCGCTGCTATCCAGCGACCCCTTGCCAGCCAGGCAGGGCTTTGGCGGCCGCATGTTCGATGTGGCCATCGAGATGCCGCTGCACGCCTTCTTCGGGGTGGTCCTGATGATGGCCACCACCCCGATCGTGGAGTTCTTCGCCACGCCCCCGGCCAGCTGGGGCCTCGATCCGATGGAGGACCAGCAGATCGCCGGTGGCCTGGCCTGGGCCTACGGCGAACTGCCCACCGTGCTGATCCTGGTCTTCATCGCCCACCAGTGGTTCCGCGCGGACACCCGCCAAGCCCGCCGTGCCGATGCCGAAGCCGACCTCAACGGCACCCCGGAGCTTGATGCGTACAACGCCTACCTCGAACAACTCGCCGCCGGAACACCTCCGGGCCCATCGCGGTAA
- a CDS encoding metal-dependent transcriptional regulator — MTTGKAETPGLGSVAGMDPSELTPVAQDYLKVIWSATEWGDPPITTTALASRLGTTAPNVADTVKRLAAQGLVEYRPYKPVNLTAAGRDYAVAMVRRHRLLETFLVTTLGYSWDQVHDEADRLEHAASQTLIERIDALLGHPDRDPHGDPIPTVEGHTHRPAHAIRLADAAPDIYRIARVSDADPARLNRFSGHGLRPGQTVRVGEREAGELTISLPGNDQAPLVLAPEETKAIWVSPAASAGLRGPASI; from the coding sequence ATGACCACCGGCAAGGCTGAGACCCCGGGGTTGGGTAGCGTGGCCGGTATGGACCCGAGCGAGCTCACCCCCGTGGCCCAGGACTACCTCAAGGTCATTTGGTCGGCCACCGAATGGGGAGACCCGCCCATCACCACCACCGCCCTGGCCTCCCGCCTCGGCACCACGGCCCCGAACGTCGCCGACACCGTCAAACGTCTGGCCGCCCAGGGGCTGGTGGAGTACCGCCCGTACAAACCGGTCAACCTCACCGCAGCCGGACGGGACTACGCCGTGGCCATGGTCCGCCGCCACCGGCTTCTCGAGACTTTCCTGGTCACCACCCTGGGCTACTCCTGGGACCAGGTCCACGACGAGGCCGATCGGCTCGAACACGCCGCCTCCCAAACGCTCATCGAACGTATCGACGCCCTGCTCGGCCACCCCGACCGCGACCCGCACGGAGACCCCATCCCGACCGTGGAGGGCCACACCCACCGACCGGCCCACGCCATCCGCCTGGCCGACGCCGCCCCCGACATCTACCGCATCGCGAGGGTCTCGGATGCCGATCCCGCCCGCCTGAATCGCTTCAGCGGCCACGGCCTGCGGCCTGGCCAGACGGTCCGGGTGGGTGAGCGTGAGGCCGGTGAACTGACCATCAGCCTCCCGGGCAACGACCAAGCCCCGCTGGTCCTGGCCCCGGAGGAAACCAAAGCGATCTGGGTCAGCCCGGCGGCATCCGCAGGTCTTCGAGGACCTGCGTCCATCTAG
- a CDS encoding Nramp family divalent metal transporter, with product MTTRAETVSEAAAGQCWVRRQPVPWLLGPAFVAAVAYVDPGNVAANLTAGAQYGYLLVWVLVAANLMAVLVQYLSAKLGLVTGSSLPELLGKRLPRGRRLAYWVQAEAVAAATDLAEVLGGAIALHILFGIPLLLGGLIIGVVSMLLLVIQSRHGQRPFEFVVIGLLVIVTLGFVAGLFFGPVSWGAAVAGIVPRFEGVQTVLLAASMLGATVMPHAIYAHSSLARDRHGSPLPTAALPRLLTATRWDVVLSLLVAGSVNIAMLLLAAGNLAGVPGTDSIEGAHAAITTALGPVVGIAFGLGLLASGLASTSVGCYAGSTIMAGLLHRNIPQAARRAITLIPALAVIAAGVEPTWALVLSQVVLSLGIPFALIPLVALTGNHTVMGSFTNRAPLQVAAWVVVGLIVALNLALIGLMATGQG from the coding sequence ATGACGACAAGGGCCGAGACCGTCTCAGAAGCGGCGGCCGGGCAGTGCTGGGTCCGGCGCCAGCCGGTGCCCTGGCTGTTGGGGCCGGCCTTCGTGGCGGCGGTGGCCTACGTGGACCCGGGCAATGTGGCGGCCAACCTCACCGCGGGGGCCCAGTACGGGTACCTGCTGGTGTGGGTGCTGGTGGCCGCGAACCTGATGGCCGTGCTGGTGCAGTACCTCTCGGCCAAGCTCGGGCTGGTCACCGGGTCCTCGCTGCCCGAGCTGCTGGGCAAGCGGCTGCCACGGGGCAGGCGGCTGGCCTACTGGGTGCAGGCCGAGGCCGTGGCCGCGGCCACCGACCTGGCCGAGGTGCTGGGCGGGGCGATCGCCCTGCACATCCTCTTCGGGATCCCCCTGCTTCTAGGCGGACTGATCATCGGGGTGGTCTCGATGCTGTTGCTGGTCATCCAGTCCCGGCACGGCCAGCGGCCCTTCGAGTTCGTCGTGATCGGCCTGCTGGTGATCGTGACCCTCGGCTTCGTCGCCGGCCTGTTCTTCGGCCCGGTCTCCTGGGGTGCGGCGGTGGCCGGGATCGTGCCGCGCTTCGAAGGCGTCCAGACCGTGCTGCTGGCCGCCAGCATGCTCGGGGCCACGGTCATGCCGCACGCGATCTACGCACATTCGTCCCTGGCCCGGGACCGGCACGGCAGCCCGCTCCCCACCGCGGCGCTGCCGCGGCTGCTGACCGCGACCCGCTGGGATGTGGTGCTGTCCCTGCTGGTGGCCGGGTCCGTGAATATCGCCATGCTGCTGCTGGCCGCTGGCAACCTGGCCGGGGTTCCCGGCACCGACAGCATCGAGGGCGCCCATGCAGCGATCACCACCGCGCTGGGCCCGGTGGTCGGTATCGCCTTCGGCCTGGGGCTGCTGGCCTCCGGGCTGGCCTCGACCTCGGTGGGCTGCTACGCCGGCTCGACCATCATGGCCGGGCTGCTGCACCGGAACATCCCGCAGGCAGCCCGCCGGGCCATCACCCTGATTCCGGCGCTGGCGGTCATTGCCGCCGGGGTGGAGCCGACGTGGGCGCTCGTGCTTTCCCAGGTGGTGCTGAGCCTGGGCATCCCCTTCGCCCTGATCCCCCTGGTCGCCCTGACCGGCAACCACACGGTGATGGGGTCCTTCACCAATCGGGCGCCGTTGCAAGTGGCGGCCTGGGTGGTCGTGGGCCTGATCGTGGCACTGAATCTGGCCCTGATCGGGCTAATGGCCACCGGCCAAGGCTGA
- a CDS encoding four-helix bundle copper-binding protein, producing MTDRVQQMLEAYPKEVGSIDRQKLAECIAACLECAQTCTACADACLAEDTVAELRECIRKNLDCADICAATGAVLSRQTGTNIETTRALLEACRSACKTCGDDCASHAQMHEHCGICAEACRRCEHTCAELLTAMG from the coding sequence ATGACCGACCGTGTGCAGCAGATGCTGGAGGCCTACCCGAAGGAGGTGGGCAGCATCGACCGGCAGAAACTGGCCGAGTGCATCGCCGCCTGCCTCGAATGCGCCCAGACCTGCACGGCCTGCGCGGATGCCTGCCTGGCCGAGGACACCGTCGCCGAGTTGAGAGAGTGCATCCGCAAGAACCTGGACTGCGCCGACATTTGTGCCGCCACCGGGGCGGTACTGTCCCGCCAGACCGGCACCAACATCGAGACCACCCGGGCGCTGCTGGAGGCCTGCCGGAGCGCCTGCAAGACCTGCGGGGACGACTGTGCTTCCCACGCCCAGATGCACGAACACTGCGGGATCTGCGCCGAGGCCTGCCGGCGGTGCGAACACACCTGCGCGGAGCTGCTCACAGCCATGGGCTGA
- a CDS encoding ZIP family metal transporter — translation MEGFVLVLALAALPAAGNFLGGLTAELLTVSGRALSLSLHLAAGIVMAVVGLELMPEALTASDPWVPILAFIGGGALFVGIEWLIGSIRKRLGAGGEVSGPLAIFTGVSLDLFSDGVMIGTATVLNPSLGLLLAIGQVPADVPEGFAAIATLRRAGIRRRTRILMAAAFAAPILMGATLGYFALRQAPEIFTLAVLALTGGALTSVVVEEMITEAHEHPTSKWEPIALTGGFALFAAISAYT, via the coding sequence ATGGAGGGTTTCGTCCTCGTTCTGGCCCTGGCCGCACTGCCGGCGGCCGGCAACTTCCTCGGCGGACTGACCGCCGAGCTGCTCACGGTCTCCGGACGGGCTCTGTCCCTGTCCCTGCACCTGGCCGCGGGCATCGTGATGGCCGTGGTCGGGCTCGAGCTGATGCCCGAGGCGCTGACCGCCTCGGACCCATGGGTGCCGATCCTGGCCTTCATTGGCGGCGGAGCCCTGTTCGTGGGCATCGAGTGGCTCATTGGCTCGATTCGGAAACGCCTCGGCGCCGGTGGCGAGGTCAGCGGGCCGCTGGCGATCTTCACCGGGGTGTCCCTTGACCTGTTCAGCGACGGGGTGATGATCGGCACCGCAACCGTCCTGAACCCCTCTCTGGGCCTGCTGCTGGCCATCGGCCAGGTCCCGGCCGACGTGCCCGAGGGCTTCGCGGCGATCGCCACCTTGCGACGGGCCGGCATCCGCCGCCGCACCCGCATCCTCATGGCGGCCGCCTTCGCGGCCCCCATCCTGATGGGGGCCACTCTGGGCTATTTCGCCCTGCGCCAGGCCCCGGAGATCTTCACCCTGGCCGTACTGGCCCTGACTGGCGGGGCTCTGACCAGCGTGGTGGTCGAGGAAATGATCACCGAAGCCCACGAACACCCCACCAGCAAATGGGAACCTATCGCCCTCACTGGCGGTTTCGCCCTCTTCGCGGCCATCTCCGCCTACACCTAG